A stretch of DNA from Betaproteobacteria bacterium:
CGCGTGGACGAGCATGTCGCCGATGTCGTGCATGTCGACGAAGCGGTTGACGTGCGAGTGGCCGTCGGCCGCAGCGAACGCGGCGCGCAGTTCCTTCAGCGTGTCGGGGCCGAAGGTGGAGAACATGACAAGCCCGCCGGGACGCAGCACGCGCTGCAGTTCGCGCAGGGCGGCCGGCAGATCGGTCGCCCACTGCAGGGTTGCATTGGACCAGATGAGATCGACGCTGCCGGTCTTGAGCGGAAGCTGCTCGACATCGCCGCACAGCGACGCGACGCGCCGCCGACCCATTCCCATTCGCTGCAGCCACGAGCGCGACGCGCGCCCGGCCTGCAGCATGGACAACGCGATGTCGAGCGCGATCACCTGCGCATCGGGATAGCGACGCGCGAGCTCGCGCGCCCCGCTGCCGGTGCCGCTGCCCGCATCGAGCACGACCGCCGGCGTGAGCTTGACGTAGTCGAGGCGCTCGAACATCCGCCGCTCCATCTCCCGCTGCAACACGGCCGCCGCATCGTAGGTGGATGCCGCGCGATCGAACGAGCGGCGGACGTTGCGCTTGTCGAATTCGTGAGCGTCACTCATGGAAGTGTTCCAGCAGCGCCGCAGCACATGCGGCCTCGTGCGAAACGAAGGGACCATGCCCGGCCGCGGGGATGACCGTCAGGTGCGCATGCGGCAGCGCGCGGGCGAGCCATGCGCCGGCCGCTTCCGGGACGACGGCATCGCGCTCCCCGTGCAGCAGGAGCGTCGGCAAGCCGATCCGTCCGACTTCCGCGCGCAGGTCGGCGGTCGCGAGCATGTGCAACCCGGCATCGAGCGCTTCCGGGTCGGGCGCCGCCGCATGGGCGAGCCGGCGACGAAAGTCCGCGACCACCTGCCGCGGCGCCGGGCTGCCCATCGCCTGCAACGCGATGAAGCGATCGAGGGTGCCGCGGTAGTCCTTGTGCAACGCCCGCGCAAACGTCTCCAGATCGCCCAGCGCCGACCCCGCCGACCAACCCTCCCCCGCCGAGAAGCGCGGCGTGGCGGCGATCAACGCCAGGCGGCGCAGCCCGCCGGGGCGATCGAGCGCCCAGCGCATCGCCACCAGCGCCCCGAGCGACCACCCACACAGATGGACCGCCTGCGGAAACCGCTCGGCAAGGCCTCCGGCGAGTTCCACCAGCGCCGGCAAGGGCTCGCCGCGGCTGCGGCCGTGTCCGGGAAGATCGGGCACCTGGACGCGAAACCGCGTCGCCAGCCGTTCCGCCAGACCGTGACAGACCTCGCCGTGCATCGACCAGCCGTGCACGAGCACGAGCTCCGGCCCGGCACCCAGGGTCTCGACGTGCAGTCTCACTGCAGACGACTGAGGTGATCGAGCAATAAGGCGACATCGGCTTCGGAGTGCGCGGCCGAGAGCGAGATGCGCAGCCGCGCGGTGCTCTTCGGCACGGTGGGCGGACGAATCACCGGCACCCAGATGCCGGCGTCCTCGAGCGCAGCGCCGACTGCGAGGGCCGCCTCGTTGCCGCCGACCAGCAGCGGCTGGATCGGCGTGCTGGATTCGAGCAGACGCATGCGCCCCGGTCGCAGCGACGACTTCAGCTGCGCGATGAGGCTCGCGAGGCGCTCGCGCCGCCAGCCCTCACGCTCGATCACGTCGACGGAGGCGAGCAGTGCCCGGGCGAGCAGCGGCGGCAGCGCCGTCGTGTAGATGTAGGGACGCGCGCGCTGTACGAGCAGATCGATGAGCGTGGCCTCGCCCGCGACGAAGGCACCGAACACTCCGGCCGCCTTGCCGAGCGTTCCCATGTAGATCAGGTTCGGCGAACGCACGCCGCAGTGCGACGGTGTGCCCCGACCATCGCGACCGAGCACCCCGAAGCCGTGCGCGTCATCGAGCAGCAGCCAGGCACCGAAGCGCTCGCAGAGCGCCAGCAGTTCCGGCACCGGGGCCATGTCTCCGTCCATGCTGAACACCGCGTCGGTCGCGACCAGCTTGCGCGGGGCAGTCGACGCCGCCAGAAGCCGCTCCAGCGCATCGAGATCGCCGTGCGGATAGCGCCGGAAGACCGCGCGCGAGAGCAGCGCCGCGTCGTTCAGACAGGCGTGGTTGAGGCGGTCGGCGAACACCGCGTCGTGCCGGTCGAGGAGCGCCGTGACGATGCCGAGATTCGCCATGTAGCCCGTCGAGAACAGCAGGGCGCGCGGTGCCTCGACGAATTGCGCAAGCCGAACTTCGAGATCTTCGTGCGCCGCGTTGTGTCCGCACACCAGGTGCGATGCACCGGCGCCGACGCCGAGTTCCTGCGCACCGCGACAGGCGGCCTCGGCAATGCGCGGGTCCGCGGCCAGCCCGAGATAATCGTTCGAGGCGAAACAGAGGAGTTCGCGCCCGCCGACATGCGTGCGCGGCCGCAGCGCCCCGTGCACGCTGCGCCGCTGCCGCAGCAGGCGCTGCCCGTCGAGTGCCGCGAGCGCCGGCGCCAGATCCGGAATCTTCATCCCGCGCGAACCCGACGTGAGTGCGCCGGGCTCAACCCGCCGGGCGCAGGCCGAGCTTCGCGAAAAGCTGCTGGTCGCGCGTTGCCTCCGGGTTGCCGGTGGTCAGCAGTTTCTCGCCGTAGAAGATGGAGTTCGCACCGGCGAGAAAGCACAGCGCCTGCACCGCTTCCGACATCGCTTCGCGACCGGCGGAGAGCCGCACGTAAGCCGTCGGCATCGTGATGCGGGCGCAGGCGATGGTGCGGACGAACTCGAACGGATCGAGCGCGTCGGTGCCGGCGAGCGGCGTGCCCTCGACCTGCACCAGATTGTTGATTGGCACGCTCTCCGGGTATGGGTCGAGGTTCGCCAGCTGCGCGATGAGCCCCGCGCGGTGACGGCGCGACTCGCCCATGCCGACGATGCCGCCACAGCACACCGAGAGCCCGGCCGCGCGCACCTGATCGAGGGTGTCGAGCCGATCCGCGTAGGCGCGTGTGCCGACGATCTCGCCGTAGAACTCCGGAGCGGTGTCGAGATTGTGGTTGTAATAGTCGAGGCCGGCCGCCTTGAGCGTCTCCGCCTGTCCCGGCTTCAGCATGCCGAGCGTCGCGCAGGTCTCCAGCCCGAGTGCCTTGACGGCGCGCACCATGTCGGCGATGCGCTCGATGTCGCGCGCCTTCGGTCCGCGCCACGCCGCCCCCATGCAGAACCGGGTGGCGCCACTGTCCTTCGCCGCCCGCGCGGCATCGACAACGGAGTCGACCGGGAGCAGGTCGGCGTCGGCCACTCCCGTCCGGTATCGAACGGACTGCGGACAATACCCGCAATCTTCCGGGCAGCCCCCGGTCTTGACCGACAGCAGCGTCGAGAGCTGCATCTCGGCCGGATCGAAGTGCTGTCGATGCACCGTCTGCGCGCGATACATGAGTTGCGGAAACGGCAGCGCGAAGAGCGCTTCCACGTCCTCCACCGCCCACCTCACCGCCGTTCCTGCGGTCGCTGCGTCCACCGTCTCCATTTATCTATACTCCCTTCGAGCAAAGCCAAGGGCAACGAGTCTCGGCGATGGCAGGAACCTTGTCAATTCTGGCGGGCCGGTTATTGAACAGCGACGTGCTGCAGGGTCTGCTCGGCACTCCGGTGTGTCTGCTGTGCGGCGCGCGCGGCGGACGCGACGGCCTGTGCACGGGCTGTCGCGCCGCACTGCCGTGGCTCGCGTCGACGCGCTGCCCGACGTGCGCATCGCCGATGCCGCAGGCGCTGGTCTGCGGTCGCTGCCTCACGCATCCCCCGGTGGTCGATCGCGTCGACGCTGCGCTGATCTATGGCTATCCCGTCGACGGTCTCGTGCAAACGCTCAAGTATCGCCATCGTCTCGCCGCCGCGCACTGCCTGGGCACGTTGCTCGCGGAGGCGGTGGAACACGCTCCGCGCCCCGATCTCGTGCTGGCGGTTCCGCTGGGACCGCAGCGGCTGGCCGAGCGCGGCTTCAACCAGTCGCTCGAAATCGCGCGGGCGGCGGCGCGTGCGCTCGCGCTGCCGCTGGCAGCCGAGGCGTGTCGCCGTGTTCGCGATACGGCACCGCAGGCAGGGCTGGTCTTCGATGAGCGTGCGAAGAACGTGCGCCGCGCGTTCGTCTGCGACCTCGACCTCACCGGCAGACACGTCGCCCTGGTGGATGACGTTATGACCACCGGCGCTTCGCTCAATGAATGCGCGCGAGCGCTCAGGAAGCGGGGCGCAGCGCAGGTGGCGGGCTGGATCGTCGCCCGCACCCTGCTCGACCGCTGAGGATGTTTCACGTCGTTCTGTTCGAGCCGGAGATTCCACCCAACACCGGCAATGTCCTGCGCCTGTGCGCGAACACGGGAACCGTGCTGCATCTGGTTCGGCCGCTCGGTTTCTCGCTGCAGGACCGGCGGCTCGCCCGCGCCGGCCTCGACTATGCAGAACTCGCCACCGCCCGTGTCCACGACTGCTGGCGGGATTGCCGCGATGCGCTCCGTGACCGACGGTTCCTTGCCGTCTCGACCCGCGGGCAGACGCGCTACGACTGCGTCGCCTATCAGGCCGGTGATGTGTTGGTTTTCGGACCTGAAACGCGAGGACTACCCGAGGCGGTGTTGTCCGCGATGACGCCGGAGACCCGGCTCTGCATCCCGATGGTGGGCGCGAGCCGCAGTCTGAACCTCTCGAACGCCGTCGCCGTCGTCGTCTACGAGGCCTGGCGGCAGCTCGGATTCACCACCGGATGAGCCGCGTTCAGCGCAGCCGGCGCACGGGAATCTCGGTGCGCGTGCGGTCGCGCACGCCGACCTCCACCTCGACGCGCCCGTCACCCGAGACCGACCACGGCAGCGGCAGATTGTCCGGCACGATGCTGACGACATGGCGGCCGGCACCGACCGAGGGAAACTCGAAGCGGCCCTGGGCATCCGTGCGCACGGTGAAGCGGCCGTCGAGCAGGATGGTGACGTTAGCCGCGCCGTCTTCGCCGGCGTCGAGTCGGCCGTTGTCGTTGGCGTCGAGGAAGAGCACGCCGGCGACGATGCCCGAGCCTGTTCCAGGTGTGCCGCCGAGCGGCACGACCGGGGTGCCGGCCTGCCAGTCGTAACGCACGGAAAGAAACACGCCCCGATCATTGAGTCGCTGCACGAGCAGGAACGGGTCAGGAATGGGCGAGGTCACGACCAGGGGCTGGCGCCCGGTGTTCCGGTTCTCGTAATAGCTCGCGGTTGCTATCCAGCCGCTGGCGAAACCCCAGTTGAGCGAGGCGTTGGCGAGAACGTTCTGCGAGGCAGCCTGACCGAACGCTTCGTCCCAGCGCGCGTTGAGGTCGACGGAGAGGTCGCTGCGCAACTGCCCGCCGCCATAGACCGCGACACCGTAGCGGTTCGCGCTGTAACGCTCCAGATTTTCGCGTCCGAGGAGGAGCGAGGTGCTCAGGCGCGTGCCGGAAGAAATGCGCCAGGCCTGGTCAAGGGTGAGCTGCGTGTTGTTCTGCGAGTGGTCGGTCGCAAAGTTGGCCTGGAACCTTCCCTGCCCCCAGCGATTGGCCTGGTCCGCGAAGGCGAACATCGACCAGGCGTCGCCGACGCCCTCGCGGACGTTGGCACCGCCGCCCACGCCGAGACCGGCGAGAACCTGGTAGCGTGCATTGCCGATCGCATAGAGCGTCCCGCTGCCGCCCGACACGGGCATCACGTAGTCGACCCCGCCATCCACGGTCCACTGGCGGGTCTGAAACGCCGCGCGGTAATAGCCGCCTTCGATATTGCTCGGCAGCGGCTGGTTGCCCCAGACCAG
This window harbors:
- a CDS encoding methyltransferase domain-containing protein, with product MSDAHEFDKRNVRRSFDRAASTYDAAAVLQREMERRMFERLDYVKLTPAVVLDAGSGTGSGARELARRYPDAQVIALDIALSMLQAGRASRSWLQRMGMGRRRVASLCGDVEQLPLKTGSVDLIWSNATLQWATDLPAALRELQRVLRPGGLVMFSTFGPDTLKELRAAFAAADGHSHVNRFVDMHDIGDMLVHA
- the bioF gene encoding 8-amino-7-oxononanoate synthase, with protein sequence MKIPDLAPALAALDGQRLLRQRRSVHGALRPRTHVGGRELLCFASNDYLGLAADPRIAEAACRGAQELGVGAGASHLVCGHNAAHEDLEVRLAQFVEAPRALLFSTGYMANLGIVTALLDRHDAVFADRLNHACLNDAALLSRAVFRRYPHGDLDALERLLAASTAPRKLVATDAVFSMDGDMAPVPELLALCERFGAWLLLDDAHGFGVLGRDGRGTPSHCGVRSPNLIYMGTLGKAAGVFGAFVAGEATLIDLLVQRARPYIYTTALPPLLARALLASVDVIEREGWRRERLASLIAQLKSSLRPGRMRLLESSTPIQPLLVGGNEAALAVGAALEDAGIWVPVIRPPTVPKSTARLRISLSAAHSEADVALLLDHLSRLQ
- a CDS encoding ComF family protein; this translates as MAGTLSILAGRLLNSDVLQGLLGTPVCLLCGARGGRDGLCTGCRAALPWLASTRCPTCASPMPQALVCGRCLTHPPVVDRVDAALIYGYPVDGLVQTLKYRHRLAAAHCLGTLLAEAVEHAPRPDLVLAVPLGPQRLAERGFNQSLEIARAAARALALPLAAEACRRVRDTAPQAGLVFDERAKNVRRAFVCDLDLTGRHVALVDDVMTTGASLNECARALRKRGAAQVAGWIVARTLLDR
- a CDS encoding tRNA (cytidine(34)-2'-O)-methyltransferase, with protein sequence MFHVVLFEPEIPPNTGNVLRLCANTGTVLHLVRPLGFSLQDRRLARAGLDYAELATARVHDCWRDCRDALRDRRFLAVSTRGQTRYDCVAYQAGDVLVFGPETRGLPEAVLSAMTPETRLCIPMVGASRSLNLSNAVAVVVYEAWRQLGFTTG
- the bioH gene encoding pimeloyl-ACP methyl ester esterase BioH; amino-acid sequence: MRLHVETLGAGPELVLVHGWSMHGEVCHGLAERLATRFRVQVPDLPGHGRSRGEPLPALVELAGGLAERFPQAVHLCGWSLGALVAMRWALDRPGGLRRLALIAATPRFSAGEGWSAGSALGDLETFARALHKDYRGTLDRFIALQAMGSPAPRQVVADFRRRLAHAAAPDPEALDAGLHMLATADLRAEVGRIGLPTLLLHGERDAVVPEAAGAWLARALPHAHLTVIPAAGHGPFVSHEAACAAALLEHFHE
- the bioB gene encoding biotin synthase BioB — translated: METVDAATAGTAVRWAVEDVEALFALPFPQLMYRAQTVHRQHFDPAEMQLSTLLSVKTGGCPEDCGYCPQSVRYRTGVADADLLPVDSVVDAARAAKDSGATRFCMGAAWRGPKARDIERIADMVRAVKALGLETCATLGMLKPGQAETLKAAGLDYYNHNLDTAPEFYGEIVGTRAYADRLDTLDQVRAAGLSVCCGGIVGMGESRRHRAGLIAQLANLDPYPESVPINNLVQVEGTPLAGTDALDPFEFVRTIACARITMPTAYVRLSAGREAMSEAVQALCFLAGANSIFYGEKLLTTGNPEATRDQQLFAKLGLRPAG